From one Populus alba chromosome 17, ASM523922v2, whole genome shotgun sequence genomic stretch:
- the LOC118029157 gene encoding gibberellin-regulated protein 4 encodes MAKFVAVFLLALIAISMLQTLVVASHGRGGHHKNRNQYGPGSLKSFQCPSQCTRRCSKTQYHKPCMFFCQKCCRKCLCVPPGYYGNKAVCPCYNNWKTKEGGPKCP; translated from the exons ATGGCTAAGTTTGTTGCTGTCTTCCTCTTGGCTCTCATTGCCATTTCCATGCTCCAAACCTTG GTTGTGGCATCCCATGGGCGTGGAGGTCACCACAAGAACAGG AACCAATATGGACCTGGGAGTCTCAAGAGCTTCC AATGTCCATCACAATGCACGAGGAGGTGCAGCAAGACCCAGTACCATAAGCCATGCATGTTCTTCTGCCAGAAGTGCTGCAGGAAGTGCCTCTGCGTTCCCCCAGGGTATTATGGGAATAAAGCTGTGTGCCCTTGCTACAACAACTGGAAGACCAAGGAAGGAGGGCCCAAGTGCCCttga